The genomic segment CGGCGGTTCGACCAGCAGGTTTCCGGGGTGCGGATCGGCATGGAACAGTCCGGTCTCGAAGAATTGCCTGACGAACCCGCGAGCCAGCCGGTCGGCAAGTTGCTTACGGTCGATGGCCGGATCAGGTCGGGTGAGCAGCGTCTGGATGCTGACGCCGTGCATTTCTTCAAGGGTCAGCACGCTCGGTCCGGTAAACTCCCAGAACACCGTCGGTACTCGGAAATCGGGATCCTCGCCGATGGATTCCGCGAAGCGAGCGATCGTGGCCGCCTCATTGACGAAATCCAATTCGCGCATCATCGTCTGCTCGAATTCATCGACGATCATTTTCGGATGGTAGACAGCGAGCTCAGGCACCAGCCGCTCGGCCACGTCTCCGATCCATCTGAGAATCGTCATGTCGAGCCGGATGGTATCCTCGATCCCCGGCCGTTTGACCTTGACAACCACGCGGCAGGACGGCCGTTCATCGGCGGCAACGGTGGTTGCCCGGTAAACCTGGGCGATGGAGCCGCAGGCAAAAGGCTCGTCACCGAACCCGGCGAAGCATTGTGAGAGGGGCATTCCCAGATCGGTTTCAATGATTCGACGGGCCTGGTCGGTCGGGAAGGGGGGCACCCTATCCTGAAGCTTGACCAGTTCGGCGATGATGTCTGCGGAAACCAGGTCAGGCCGGCTCGACAGGAGCTGGCCGAGCTTTACGAAGGTGGGACCGAGCTCTTCGCAAACGCGGGCGATACGTCGGCCGATGCTGGCTTCAGGTTCGCCTTCCAGCGATGGCATGACCGCCTGCTGCCATCTCTTGGGCAAGGGGACATATCGTTCGAGGTGGAGACTGTCGACCAAGTGGCCGAACCCGTGCTGGGTCAATACGCGGGCGATGGTCTGCACACGGCGGATCGTTCGAACTGACTTGGGGAGACGGAACATGGCTTCAACAGCATACGCGAACTTGCCGGGTGGTCAATGAAAGACTCACTCGTCCAGCAGGCTGCCGCGCAACTGGGTCTCGCAGAGCCGCTTATAGAGGGGGCAGGTCTGAAGGAGTTCCTCATGGGTGCCGACGGCCAGGATAAAGCCGGCGTCCATGACCACGATGCGGTCGGCCTCGCTGATGGTGCTGTAACGGTGGGCAATGACGAAAGCGGTGCGATCCCGGAAAAAAACATCCATTGCCTGGTGGATCTTCAGCTCGGACTCGGGGTCGATCTGGCTGGTGGCCTCGTCGAAGATGAGGATCGGGGCGTTCTTGAGGATGGCGCGGGCAATAGCGATGCGCTGTTGCTGGCCGCCGGAGAGCGTGGCGCCCCGCTCACCGATGACGGTGTCGTAGCCCTGTGGAAGCTGCCGTATGAACTCGTCGGCGTGAGCCTTGCGGGCGGCCTCTTCGATCTCCGCGTCGGTTGCATCCAAGCGCCCGTAGGCAATGTTCGCGCGAATCGTGTCGGGGAAAAGAACGCTCTGCTGCGTGATCAGGCTGAACTGCTCACGCAGCGATCGGAGCGAAACGCGGGTGATATCTTGTCCGTCGATAAGGATTTGCCCCTGCTGGATCGGGAAGAAGCGGGGCAGAAGGCTGACCAGCGTGGTTTTTCCTGAGCCGTTGGGGCCGACGAGCGCGATGATCTCGCCTTTCCTGACGGTCAGCGAGACGTCCTGCAGGGCGGGCTGGGTGGCCTCCGGATAGGTGAAGGTGATGTTTCGAATTTCGATGCTTTCGCGGATCGGACGGAGCTTGGGCCGTCCCTCATCCTCGTCGTCTTCGGTTGGGCTGTCGAGCAGCTCAAACACCCGGTCGGCGGCCGCGTTGGCCCGCTGAATCTTGGGGTAGACGGTGCTGAGCTTGCGGATCGGATCGAACA from the Phycisphaerae bacterium genome contains:
- a CDS encoding AarF/ABC1/UbiB kinase family protein; this encodes MQTIARVLTQHGFGHLVDSLHLERYVPLPKRWQQAVMPSLEGEPEASIGRRIARVCEELGPTFVKLGQLLSSRPDLVSADIIAELVKLQDRVPPFPTDQARRIIETDLGMPLSQCFAGFGDEPFACGSIAQVYRATTVAADERPSCRVVVKVKRPGIEDTIRLDMTILRWIGDVAERLVPELAVYHPKMIVDEFEQTMMRELDFVNEAATIARFAESIGEDPDFRVPTVFWEFTGPSVLTLEEMHGVSIQTLLTRPDPAIDRKQLADRLARGFVRQFFETGLFHADPHPGNLLVEPPAAIRLIDFGLTGRIDEEMLGHLVMALMGAVNREPEIVVEVLADMDALGEQTDRVQLRRDFLELIEKYYGLPLHRFDMQTLFHEITALIRRNDVTVPREFVLFGKALVAVGGICLQLDPEMDLVTLVKPRLVKLLAERMAPGKLLKSAAMSGWHLLNFLKGFPSQLRDVSRRMARGKWQINIRHQNLDFLANEIDRASNRLSFAVITA